A single window of Nocardia sp. NBC_01327 DNA harbors:
- a CDS encoding MazG family protein, translated as MTEALGEAVDVMDRLWNFGGWEVTQTHDSLRPYLLEETYELLDAIQAGDAETIREELGDLLLQVLFHSRIAEAAGEFTVAEVAAALVAKLTHRSPHLIDNGIDPAAALADKIAAQEAAWEERKTAEKSRPSCLDGIAMAQPALALAEKVRSRSAKAGLPDELIPQDLRVIHLGGADSAEERLRKATLAFAAAIRTAEDTAESERGERRALAPGEWLRYWPGD; from the coding sequence ATGACCGAGGCGCTGGGTGAGGCCGTCGATGTCATGGATCGGCTGTGGAATTTCGGCGGCTGGGAGGTCACCCAGACGCATGATTCGCTGCGCCCGTATCTGCTCGAGGAGACCTACGAGCTGCTCGACGCCATCCAGGCCGGTGATGCCGAAACCATTCGGGAGGAGCTCGGCGATCTCCTGCTGCAGGTGCTCTTCCACTCCCGAATCGCCGAGGCCGCAGGCGAATTCACCGTCGCCGAGGTGGCCGCCGCCCTGGTCGCCAAGCTGACCCACCGCAGCCCGCACCTGATCGACAACGGCATCGACCCCGCCGCCGCGCTCGCCGACAAGATCGCCGCCCAGGAAGCCGCCTGGGAGGAGCGCAAGACCGCCGAGAAGTCCCGCCCCTCCTGCCTGGACGGCATTGCCATGGCACAGCCCGCCCTGGCCCTGGCCGAGAAGGTGCGCTCGCGCAGCGCCAAGGCCGGACTGCCCGATGAACTGATCCCGCAGGACCTGCGGGTGATCCACCTCGGCGGCGCCGACAGTGCCGAGGAGCGCCTGCGCAAAGCCACCCTCGCCTTCGCCGCCGCCATCCGGACCGCCGAGGACACCGCCGAATCCGAGCGTGGTGAACGTCGCGCGCTCGCGCCGGGGGAGTGGCTGCGGTACTGGCCCGGCGACTGA
- the mfd gene encoding transcription-repair coupling factor, translated as MSSQRPPLAGLAAVAGADTALQQVEKLIGRDSAMLVAPSAVRPFVAATIAGQRPLVVVTATGREADDLAAELTEMLGPGVALFPSWETLPHERLSPGADTVGKRMQVLRRLAHPEDPIYGEPLRVVVTTVRSLMQPMARGLGDIEPIVLRAGAEFEFEELLERLVEFAYERVDMVGKRGEFAVRGGILDLFPPTADHPVRVEFWGDEVSELRAFSVADQRSINEVPIELAVAQPCRELLLTPALRARAVEVAEENPADASLLEMLAKLAEGIPVDGMEALLPVLQPGSLQLLTELLPAGSHVLLCDPEKVRTRAADLVRTGEEFLEASWTAASFGGAAPLGAHGLDLAASGYRGLDVVHADARKRGLPWWTLSPLVADHPDEIVLPVLSAPSARGSEELVATIFASLRAHVTTGGRAVIVVAGHGTAQRILERLADAEVPAATLEPGAEPVRGLVGVLCGSLHDGIVFDDAKLVVIAESDLTGNRVTAGDGKKMAARRRNQVDPLALRAGDMVVHDQHGIGRFVEMIERTIGGARREYLVIEYAPSKRGQPGDRLFVPMDSLDQLSRYVGGELPSLSKLGGSDWQNTKRKARKAVREIATELVQLYAARQAAPGHAFGPDTPWQVEMEDAFAFTETIDQLTAIAEVKSDMEKAVPMDRVICGDVGYGKTEIAVRAAFKAVQDGKQVAVLVPTTLLAQQHLQTFTERLAGFPVTVKGLSRFTDPGESRETMEGMTTGEVDIVIGTHRLLQTGIRWKDLGLTIIDEEQRFGVEHKEHIKALRTHVDMLTMSATPIPRTLEMSLAGIREMSTILTPPEERHPVLTYVGSYNDKQVAAAIRRELLRDGQVFYVHNRVSSIEKSAKRIRDLVPEARVAIAHGQMNEDVLEKTVQGFWEREYDVLVSTTIIETGLDISNANTLIVERADALGLSQLHQLRGRVGRSRERGYAYFLYPPEKPLTETAYDRLATISQNSDLGAGMAVAMKDLEIRGAGNVLGAEQSGHVAGVGFDLYVRLVGEAVEAYRAAADGRPITVDEEVREVRIDLPVDAHIPPDYIASDRLRLEGYRKLAAAQDDSGLAAVVEELVDRYGPLPVEVLRLVSVAKLRLLAREYKIAEIAVTGTTLKVAPLQLPDSKQLRLKRLYPNATYRPATGIVQLPLPRVEDSVGAARVRDIEVLQFVADLLLALDGKAPGAVDVRPAPQAAAAR; from the coding sequence ATGTCGAGCCAACGTCCACCTCTAGCGGGACTGGCCGCGGTGGCCGGTGCCGATACAGCTCTACAGCAGGTCGAGAAGCTGATCGGGCGGGATTCGGCCATGCTGGTGGCGCCCTCGGCGGTGCGCCCGTTCGTGGCCGCGACCATTGCCGGGCAGCGCCCGCTGGTGGTGGTGACGGCCACCGGTCGCGAGGCCGACGATCTGGCCGCCGAACTCACCGAGATGCTGGGCCCGGGTGTCGCGCTGTTCCCGTCCTGGGAGACGCTGCCGCACGAGCGGCTCTCGCCCGGCGCGGATACGGTCGGCAAGCGCATGCAGGTGCTGCGGCGGCTGGCGCATCCGGAGGACCCGATCTACGGGGAGCCGCTGCGGGTGGTGGTGACCACGGTGCGCTCGCTCATGCAGCCGATGGCGCGCGGTCTCGGCGATATCGAGCCGATCGTGCTGCGCGCCGGCGCCGAGTTCGAGTTCGAGGAACTGCTCGAGCGGCTGGTGGAATTCGCCTACGAACGGGTCGATATGGTCGGCAAGCGCGGCGAATTCGCGGTGCGCGGCGGCATTCTCGACCTCTTCCCGCCCACCGCGGATCATCCGGTGCGCGTGGAGTTCTGGGGCGATGAGGTGAGCGAGCTGCGCGCCTTCTCGGTCGCCGATCAGCGCTCGATCAACGAGGTGCCGATCGAACTGGCGGTGGCCCAGCCCTGCCGCGAACTGCTGCTCACCCCGGCGCTGCGCGCGCGGGCGGTAGAGGTGGCCGAGGAGAATCCGGCCGACGCGTCACTGCTGGAAATGCTGGCGAAGCTCGCCGAAGGCATTCCGGTGGACGGTATGGAGGCCCTGCTGCCGGTCTTGCAACCGGGTTCGCTGCAGCTGCTCACCGAGCTGCTGCCCGCGGGATCGCATGTGCTGCTGTGTGATCCGGAGAAGGTCCGCACCCGTGCCGCCGATCTGGTGCGCACCGGTGAGGAGTTCCTGGAGGCGTCCTGGACGGCGGCCTCCTTCGGCGGGGCCGCGCCGCTGGGCGCGCACGGGCTCGATCTCGCGGCGTCGGGCTATCGAGGTCTGGATGTGGTGCACGCCGATGCCCGCAAGCGCGGCCTGCCCTGGTGGACGCTGAGCCCGCTGGTGGCCGACCATCCGGACGAGATCGTGCTGCCGGTGCTGTCCGCGCCGTCGGCCCGCGGTTCCGAGGAGCTGGTCGCCACCATCTTCGCGTCGCTGCGCGCGCATGTCACCACCGGTGGCCGCGCGGTCATCGTGGTCGCGGGACACGGTACGGCGCAACGCATTCTGGAACGTCTCGCCGATGCCGAGGTGCCCGCCGCCACCCTGGAACCGGGCGCCGAACCGGTGCGCGGGCTGGTCGGCGTGCTCTGCGGGTCACTGCACGACGGCATTGTCTTCGACGACGCGAAACTGGTGGTGATCGCCGAATCCGATCTCACCGGTAACCGCGTCACCGCCGGCGACGGCAAGAAGATGGCGGCCCGGCGCCGCAACCAGGTCGATCCGCTGGCGCTGCGCGCCGGTGACATGGTCGTGCACGATCAGCACGGCATCGGCCGGTTCGTGGAGATGATCGAGCGCACCATCGGCGGCGCCCGGCGCGAGTACCTGGTCATCGAATACGCGCCCAGTAAGCGCGGGCAGCCCGGCGACCGCCTCTTCGTGCCCATGGATTCGCTCGATCAGCTCTCCCGGTATGTGGGCGGCGAGCTGCCGAGCCTGTCCAAGCTCGGCGGTTCCGACTGGCAGAACACCAAACGCAAGGCGCGCAAGGCAGTTCGCGAGATCGCCACCGAGCTGGTGCAGCTCTATGCCGCCCGGCAGGCCGCGCCCGGTCACGCCTTCGGCCCGGACACACCGTGGCAGGTGGAGATGGAGGACGCCTTCGCCTTCACCGAGACCATCGATCAGCTCACCGCCATTGCCGAGGTGAAGTCCGATATGGAGAAGGCGGTCCCGATGGACCGCGTCATCTGCGGTGATGTCGGCTACGGCAAGACCGAGATCGCGGTGCGCGCCGCGTTCAAGGCGGTGCAGGACGGTAAGCAGGTCGCGGTGCTGGTGCCGACAACGCTACTGGCACAACAGCATCTGCAGACCTTCACCGAGCGGCTCGCCGGCTTCCCGGTCACCGTGAAGGGTCTGTCCCGCTTCACCGATCCGGGCGAATCGCGGGAAACCATGGAGGGCATGACCACCGGCGAGGTGGATATCGTCATCGGCACGCACCGCCTGCTGCAGACCGGCATTCGCTGGAAAGACCTGGGCCTCACCATTATCGACGAGGAGCAGCGGTTCGGCGTCGAGCACAAGGAGCACATCAAGGCGCTGCGCACGCACGTGGACATGCTCACCATGTCCGCCACCCCGATTCCGCGCACCCTGGAGATGAGCCTGGCCGGCATTCGTGAGATGTCGACCATTCTCACCCCGCCGGAGGAGCGGCATCCGGTGCTCACCTATGTCGGTTCGTACAACGACAAGCAGGTCGCCGCCGCCATCCGCCGGGAGCTGCTGCGCGACGGCCAGGTGTTCTACGTGCACAACCGGGTGTCCTCGATCGAGAAGTCCGCCAAGCGGATTCGCGATCTGGTGCCGGAGGCGCGGGTCGCCATCGCACACGGCCAGATGAACGAGGATGTGCTCGAGAAGACCGTGCAGGGCTTCTGGGAGCGCGAATACGATGTGCTGGTTTCCACCACCATTATCGAAACCGGCCTCGATATCTCCAATGCCAATACGCTGATCGTGGAACGTGCTGACGCCCTGGGTCTTTCGCAGCTGCACCAGCTGCGTGGCCGGGTCGGCCGCAGTCGCGAGCGCGGGTACGCCTACTTCCTGTACCCGCCGGAGAAGCCGCTCACCGAGACGGCCTACGACCGCCTGGCCACCATTTCGCAGAACTCGGATCTGGGTGCGGGTATGGCGGTGGCCATGAAGGACCTGGAGATTCGCGGTGCGGGCAATGTGCTCGGCGCGGAGCAGTCCGGGCATGTCGCGGGCGTCGGGTTCGATCTGTACGTGCGTCTGGTCGGCGAGGCGGTGGAGGCGTACCGCGCCGCCGCGGACGGCCGGCCCATCACCGTGGACGAGGAGGTGCGCGAGGTCCGCATCGATCTCCCGGTGGACGCGCACATTCCGCCGGACTACATCGCCTCCGATCGACTCCGGCTGGAGGGTTACCGCAAACTGGCTGCCGCCCAGGATGATTCGGGTCTGGCCGCGGTGGTCGAGGAGCTGGTCGACCGGTACGGCCCGCTGCCGGTGGAGGTGCTGCGCCTGGTATCGGTCGCCAAGCTGCGCCTGCTGGCGCGCGAGTACAAGATCGCCGAAATCGCGGTCACCGGAACCACACTCAAGGTGGCGCCGCTGCAACTGCCCGATTCGAAGCAGTTGCGCCTCAAGCGTCTGTACCCGAACGCCACCTACCGCCCCGCCACCGGCATCGTGCAGCTGCCGCTACCGCGCGTCGAAGACAGCGTCGGCGCGGCCCGCGTGCGCGATATCGAAGTGCTGCAGTTCGTCGCCGATCTACTCCTGGCCCTCGACGGAAAAGCCCCCGGCGCAGTGGATGTGCGGCCCGCACCACAGGCGGCCGCCGCCCGATGA
- a CDS encoding DUF1801 domain-containing protein, whose translation MSFVADPRVDAYIETLPPWQQAVCRQVRELVHEADPEVTETVKRRVRPYFVLDGNICALLGTKQAVDIFLYDGARVPDPEGIITGGHDNKTARMIAVHEGETLNAPALLAMFRQIVADNRAGGWRKLQREGSQP comes from the coding sequence ATGTCCTTTGTGGCTGATCCGCGAGTGGATGCGTACATCGAGACCCTGCCGCCCTGGCAGCAGGCCGTCTGCCGCCAGGTGCGCGAGCTCGTGCACGAGGCGGATCCGGAGGTCACCGAAACCGTCAAACGGCGGGTGCGGCCGTACTTCGTGCTCGACGGGAACATCTGCGCACTGCTCGGCACCAAGCAGGCCGTCGACATCTTCCTCTACGACGGGGCGAGGGTTCCCGATCCCGAGGGCATCATCACCGGCGGCCACGACAACAAGACCGCCCGGATGATCGCGGTGCACGAGGGCGAAACTCTCAACGCGCCAGCGCTTCTCGCCATGTTCCGGCAGATCGTCGCCGACAATCGCGCGGGCGGCTGGCGAAAACTGCAGCGCGAGGGCTCGCAACCGTAG
- a CDS encoding TetR/AcrR family transcriptional regulator, with amino-acid sequence MARQARAEITRDSVLAGAADVFLRLGYANASLSEIIAQSNVTKGALYFHFGSKEELARAVVDQGNERLISACQGFFDPRVPALEACIGITYVVADLTMNDAMVGAMLKLTHQIGDYRGAGGDNIAKTWGETHRLLAERAIAQGDLEPELDPETIGLLLQEMTTGVHMVAVSTESIDQMATRMERAWYFLLPSIVPDEKVAYFREFAARRLRRYV; translated from the coding sequence ATGGCTAGGCAAGCGCGTGCGGAGATCACTCGCGATTCCGTGCTCGCGGGCGCTGCCGATGTCTTTCTGCGACTTGGCTATGCGAACGCGAGCCTGAGCGAGATCATCGCGCAGTCGAATGTAACCAAGGGCGCCTTGTACTTTCACTTCGGCTCGAAGGAAGAGCTGGCGCGCGCGGTGGTCGATCAGGGCAACGAGCGACTGATCAGCGCCTGCCAGGGATTCTTCGATCCGCGGGTGCCTGCGCTGGAGGCGTGCATCGGAATCACCTATGTGGTGGCCGATCTGACCATGAACGACGCCATGGTCGGTGCGATGCTGAAGCTCACCCACCAGATCGGCGACTATCGCGGTGCGGGCGGCGACAATATCGCCAAGACGTGGGGCGAGACGCATCGTCTGCTCGCCGAACGTGCCATCGCACAGGGCGATCTGGAGCCGGAACTGGATCCGGAGACCATCGGCCTACTGCTGCAGGAGATGACGACCGGCGTCCATATGGTCGCGGTCAGCACCGAGTCCATCGACCAGATGGCCACCCGCATGGAACGCGCCTGGTACTTCCTGCTTCCGTCCATCGTTCCGGACGAAAAGGTCGCGTACTTCCGCGAATTCGCGGCTCGCCGCCTGCGCCGCTACGTCTGA
- a CDS encoding TetR/AcrR family transcriptional regulator — translation MTGTQRRQQLIEIGRTLFAERGYDATSVEEIAQRAQVSKPVVYEHFGGKEGLYAVVVDREMSALLEMITASLAQNRSRVRLEQVALALLTYMEERTDGFRILMRDQPVSAAVGTYSSLLNEAVNQVAHILAGDFERRGFDTSLATLYAQALVGMVATAATWWLDERQPSKEVVAAHLVNLCWNGLTHLEAEPKLASEWPSGKGV, via the coding sequence ATGACGGGAACCCAACGGCGGCAGCAGCTCATCGAGATCGGTCGCACCCTTTTCGCGGAGCGCGGATACGACGCCACCTCGGTGGAGGAGATCGCGCAGCGGGCGCAGGTCTCGAAACCCGTGGTGTACGAACACTTCGGCGGCAAGGAGGGTTTGTACGCCGTTGTGGTCGATCGGGAGATGTCCGCACTGCTGGAGATGATCACCGCATCGCTCGCGCAGAACCGTTCGCGGGTGCGTCTCGAGCAGGTGGCGCTGGCGTTGCTCACCTATATGGAGGAGCGCACGGACGGGTTCCGCATCCTGATGCGCGACCAACCGGTGTCCGCGGCGGTGGGTACCTACTCCAGTCTGCTGAACGAGGCGGTGAATCAGGTGGCGCACATCCTCGCCGGGGATTTCGAGCGCCGCGGGTTCGATACGAGTTTGGCGACGCTGTACGCACAAGCGCTGGTGGGCATGGTTGCGACGGCGGCCACCTGGTGGCTGGACGAGCGTCAGCCGTCCAAGGAAGTGGTCGCCGCGCACCTGGTGAACCTGTGCTGGAACGGGCTCACGCATCTGGAGGCGGAACCCAAGCTGGCGTCGGAATGGCCCAGCGGCAAAGGAGTCTGA
- the glmU gene encoding bifunctional UDP-N-acetylglucosamine diphosphorylase/glucosamine-1-phosphate N-acetyltransferase GlmU, which produces MPQQTAVVVLAAGAGTRMRSKTPKVLHPLAGRSMLAHALHAANEIDPAFLITVVGHDREQVGAAVGKVAADLGRDITLAVQEEQLGTGHAVQCALTAVPEDFDGDLLVTSADVPLLDGHTVSALLDEHRSYPERSAVTVLTFEPDDPNGYGRIIRDTHNHVLEIVEHADATPLQAGITEVNSGVYVFDAAVLRIMISQLTTANAQHELYLTDVLKLAREAGHPVHGARLVDSAKVTGVNDRVQLAGAAATLNRYILERHMRAGVTIMDPGTTWIDGEVRIGRDAIIRPGVQLLGGTVIGEDAEVGPDCTLTDVLVGDGAHVVRTHGERATIGPGSTIGPFSYLRPGTVVGDSGKLGAFVETKNANIGAHSKVPHLTYVGDATIGEHSNIGASSVFVNYDGVKKHHTVVGSHVRTGSDTMFVAPLTVGDGVYTAAGTVLRRNVPPGALAVSGGAQRNLEGWVQRNRPGTDAALAAEAAIAASEKAALEADEISDEQKDGERP; this is translated from the coding sequence ATGCCACAGCAGACCGCCGTCGTCGTTCTCGCCGCCGGAGCCGGAACCCGAATGCGGTCCAAGACCCCCAAGGTGTTGCACCCACTTGCCGGCCGCAGCATGCTCGCTCACGCGTTGCATGCGGCGAACGAGATCGACCCAGCGTTCCTCATCACGGTGGTTGGCCACGACCGCGAACAGGTCGGTGCGGCCGTCGGCAAGGTCGCCGCCGACCTCGGCCGGGACATCACCCTGGCGGTCCAGGAGGAACAGCTCGGCACCGGGCACGCGGTGCAGTGCGCACTCACCGCCGTGCCCGAAGATTTCGACGGGGACCTATTGGTCACCTCCGCGGATGTGCCTCTGCTGGACGGGCATACGGTCTCCGCACTGCTCGACGAGCACCGCAGCTATCCGGAGCGATCCGCGGTCACGGTGCTGACCTTCGAGCCCGATGATCCGAACGGCTACGGCCGCATCATCCGCGATACGCACAATCACGTGCTCGAGATCGTCGAGCACGCCGACGCGACTCCGCTGCAGGCCGGCATCACCGAGGTCAACTCCGGTGTGTACGTCTTCGACGCGGCCGTGCTGCGAATCATGATCTCCCAGTTGACCACTGCCAACGCCCAGCACGAGCTGTACCTCACCGATGTGCTGAAGCTGGCCCGCGAGGCCGGGCATCCGGTGCACGGTGCGCGCCTGGTCGATTCCGCCAAGGTCACCGGCGTCAACGATCGGGTGCAGCTGGCCGGTGCGGCCGCCACGCTCAATCGCTACATCCTGGAGCGGCACATGCGCGCCGGGGTCACCATCATGGATCCGGGCACCACCTGGATCGACGGCGAGGTGCGCATCGGCCGCGACGCGATCATCCGGCCGGGCGTACAACTGTTGGGCGGCACCGTGATCGGCGAGGACGCCGAGGTCGGCCCGGACTGCACGCTCACCGATGTGCTGGTCGGCGACGGCGCCCACGTGGTGCGCACGCACGGCGAGCGGGCCACCATCGGACCCGGCTCCACCATCGGACCGTTCAGTTATCTGCGCCCGGGCACCGTGGTCGGCGACTCCGGCAAGCTCGGGGCGTTCGTCGAGACCAAGAACGCGAATATCGGCGCGCACTCCAAGGTCCCGCACCTCACCTACGTGGGTGACGCCACCATCGGCGAGCACAGCAATATTGGCGCGTCGAGTGTTTTCGTCAACTACGACGGCGTGAAGAAGCACCACACCGTAGTCGGTTCGCATGTGCGCACGGGCAGCGACACCATGTTCGTCGCCCCGCTCACCGTGGGTGACGGGGTGTATACGGCAGCAGGTACTGTACTGCGCAGAAACGTTCCGCCAGGTGCGCTTGCGGTGTCGGGCGGAGCGCAACGAAATCTCGAGGGCTGGGTGCAGCGCAATCGCCCCGGTACCGATGCCGCCCTGGCGGCCGAGGCTGCCATCGCGGCAAGTGAGAAAGCGGCCCTGGAGGCCGATGAGATATCCGACGAGCAAAAGGATGGCGAACGTCCGTGA
- a CDS encoding ribose-phosphate diphosphokinase, with translation MTAFSTENHKNLMLFSGRAHPELAEAVAKELNVHVTPQTARDFANGETFVRFEESVRGSDAFVLQSFPAPLNQWVMEHLIMIDALKRGSAKRITSVLPFYPYARQDKKHRGREPISARLIADLLKTAGVDRIITVDLHTDQIQGFFDGPVDHMHAQVQLAEHIRNNYALDNIAVVSPDAGRVKVAEKWANSLSDAPLAFIHKTRDPLVANQVVANRVVGEVEGRTCILIDDMIDTGGTIAGAVKVLKEAGAGDVVIAATHGILSAPAAERLANCGAKEVVVTNTLPIDEAKKFPSLTVLSIAPLLAQTIREVFENGSVTGLFNGNA, from the coding sequence GTGACCGCGTTCTCTACCGAAAACCACAAGAATCTGATGCTGTTCTCGGGACGCGCTCATCCTGAGCTCGCCGAGGCGGTGGCCAAGGAACTCAATGTCCATGTGACCCCGCAGACCGCGCGCGACTTCGCGAACGGCGAGACCTTCGTCCGGTTCGAGGAATCGGTCCGCGGCTCCGATGCCTTCGTGCTGCAGAGCTTCCCGGCCCCGCTGAACCAGTGGGTCATGGAGCACCTCATCATGATCGACGCACTCAAGCGCGGTTCGGCCAAGCGCATCACCTCGGTGCTGCCCTTCTACCCGTACGCCCGCCAGGACAAGAAGCACCGCGGTCGTGAGCCCATCTCGGCTCGCCTGATCGCGGATCTGCTCAAGACCGCGGGTGTCGATCGCATCATTACCGTCGATCTGCACACCGATCAGATCCAGGGCTTCTTCGACGGCCCGGTCGACCACATGCACGCACAGGTGCAGCTGGCCGAGCACATTCGCAATAACTACGCGCTCGACAATATCGCCGTGGTCTCGCCGGATGCCGGTCGTGTGAAGGTCGCCGAGAAGTGGGCCAACTCGCTGTCGGACGCGCCGCTGGCGTTCATCCACAAGACGCGGGATCCGCTGGTGGCCAACCAGGTTGTGGCCAATCGCGTGGTCGGTGAGGTCGAGGGTCGCACCTGCATCCTGATCGACGACATGATCGACACCGGTGGCACCATCGCCGGCGCCGTCAAGGTGCTCAAGGAGGCGGGCGCGGGCGATGTGGTCATCGCCGCCACCCACGGCATCCTCAGCGCCCCGGCCGCCGAGCGGCTGGCGAACTGCGGCGCCAAGGAAGTGGTGGTCACCAATACGCTGCCGATCGACGAGGCCAAGAAGTTCCCGTCGCTGACCGTGCTGTCGATCGCGCCGCTGCTGGCGCAGACCATTCGCGAGGTCTTCGAAAACGGTTCGGTCACCGGCCTTTTCAACGGCAACGCATAG
- a CDS encoding DUF4190 domain-containing protein produces MSTPPNEPHAGADPGDMFKKKPEGTSGQDAAAAEQPQDPAATEYNPGAWGQDAATTRYNPGAPAQDAPPITQYHPGTAGSDVPPMQYPPAQAYPQGDAYPAGGVPGYPPMGGQPQGGYPTGDQGGYPGGQPPYGQQPYPQQQYGQQQPYGQQPYAQQPYGQPYGQPGYPPMGYAQPASTNGLAIGGLITSLVGFVTCGIGSVIGIILGVVALNQIKQSGQQGRGMALAAIWVGVGVIVLYILYFLIMVVAVGTSSS; encoded by the coding sequence ATGAGCACGCCGCCGAACGAACCGCACGCCGGCGCCGACCCGGGCGACATGTTCAAGAAGAAGCCCGAGGGCACTTCCGGACAGGACGCCGCGGCAGCCGAGCAGCCGCAGGATCCGGCGGCCACCGAGTACAACCCCGGCGCCTGGGGGCAGGACGCCGCGACCACCCGGTACAACCCCGGCGCGCCCGCGCAGGATGCGCCGCCGATCACCCAGTACCACCCGGGCACAGCGGGTTCGGACGTGCCGCCGATGCAGTATCCGCCCGCGCAGGCCTATCCGCAGGGCGATGCCTACCCGGCCGGCGGGGTGCCCGGCTATCCGCCGATGGGCGGGCAGCCGCAAGGTGGTTATCCGACCGGTGACCAGGGCGGATACCCCGGTGGGCAGCCGCCTTACGGCCAGCAGCCCTATCCGCAGCAGCAGTACGGTCAGCAGCAGCCCTATGGCCAGCAGCCCTATGCGCAGCAGCCGTACGGCCAGCCCTACGGTCAGCCCGGATATCCGCCGATGGGATACGCACAGCCGGCGAGCACCAACGGTCTGGCCATCGGCGGGCTCATCACCTCGCTGGTCGGCTTCGTCACCTGCGGTATCGGCTCGGTCATCGGGATCATCCTGGGTGTGGTGGCGCTGAACCAGATCAAGCAGTCCGGGCAGCAGGGACGCGGTATGGCGCTGGCGGCCATCTGGGTCGGCGTCGGCGTGATCGTGCTCTACATCCTCTACTTCCTGATCATGGTCGTGGCCGTCGGCACATCATCGTCGTAG
- a CDS encoding DUF2461 domain-containing protein: MPQFTGFPLTGLDFYEDLEADNSKAFWTAHKRVWETSVRDPMQALMSELEPDFGPAKMFRPYRDVRFSKDKTPYKNHQGAVVHTSAGAGFYVQIGAAGLFIAVGLYGPTPAQLAQLRTAIDNEVRGTELENLLAGLTAAGYTLGGDRLVTRPKGYPADHPRIELLRHKSLTLSRDFGAPAWLEKPRAAVEIRKAWEELRPAAEWLAAVTG; this comes from the coding sequence GTGCCACAGTTCACCGGATTCCCCCTGACCGGCCTCGACTTCTACGAAGATCTCGAGGCCGACAACTCCAAGGCGTTCTGGACCGCGCACAAGCGGGTCTGGGAGACCTCGGTCCGAGATCCCATGCAGGCCTTGATGTCCGAGCTGGAGCCCGACTTCGGGCCCGCCAAGATGTTCCGGCCGTATCGGGATGTCAGGTTCTCGAAAGACAAGACCCCCTACAAGAATCATCAGGGCGCGGTGGTGCACACCTCGGCCGGTGCCGGGTTCTATGTGCAGATCGGCGCGGCCGGACTGTTCATCGCCGTGGGGCTCTACGGACCGACGCCCGCGCAACTCGCCCAGTTGCGCACCGCCATCGACAACGAGGTGCGCGGGACCGAGTTGGAGAACCTGCTGGCCGGGCTGACCGCCGCCGGATACACCCTGGGCGGCGACCGGCTGGTCACACGGCCCAAGGGTTATCCGGCCGACCATCCGCGCATCGAACTGCTCCGGCACAAATCCCTCACCCTCAGTAGGGATTTCGGCGCACCGGCGTGGCTGGAGAAGCCGCGCGCGGCCGTGGAGATCCGCAAGGCGTGGGAAGAACTGCGGCCCGCAGCCGAGTGGCTTGCCGCCGTAACCGGTTGA